The nucleotide sequence TCTGGTCGCCAAGGGCGTGGTGCGGGTCACGTTCGACGGCGAGCGGGTAACCGGCGAGGAGCGCATACCGCTCGGCCACCGCATCCGCGACGTCCGCCAAACCGCCGACGGTCGCGTGGTGGTGCTGACCGACGAGGATGACGGCGCCTTGCTGCGGCTGTCGCCGGCGCGCGGCTGAACGACCGGGAAGCGCTGAGCGCAATTCGTCATCAACGGCGCGGCGAGTTGCGGTTGACGACGTGGCATCGGCGGTTTCCACTTCCGCCATGCGCAACCTCATCACCGACGTTCCCGGCCTTCGCATTGGCCAGGCCAGTGACGCCGCCCTCGCCTCCGGCGTCACCGCGGTCATTTTCGATCAGCCTGCCGTCGCCTCGGTCGATGTGCGCGGCGGCGGGCCGGGCACCCGCGAGACCGACTTGCTGTTGCCGGAGAAAACTGTCGCCGCCATCGACGCGGTGGTGCTGTCGGGCGGCTCCGCCTTCGGCCTCGACGCTGCCGCCGGCGTGCAGGCCTGGCTGGCCGAACAGGGCCGCGGGTTCGCCATCGGCGCCGCGCGGGTGCCGATCGTAGCCGGCGCGGTGCTGTTCGACCTCATCAATGGCGGCGACAAGGCGTGGGGCCGCTTTCCGCCCTATCGCGAGCTCGGCTATGCCGCGGCGGCCGCGGCCGGCTGCGACGTCGCGCTCGGCACCGTTGGCGCCGGCTACGGTGCCACCACCGCCGACCTCAAAGGCGGCCTCGGCTCCGCCAGCGCCGTCACCGAAAGCGGCGACATCGTCGGCGCCATCGTTGCCGTCAACGCGGTCGGCAGCGCCACCATCGGCGCGAGCGGCCACTTCTGGGCCGCGCCATTCGAGTTGAATGGCGAGTTCGGAGGGCGTGGCCTGCCGGCGCCGTGGCCGGCCGACGCCAACCGGTTGAAGATGAAGGGTGCGCCGCCGGGCGCCAACACCACCATCGCCGTGGTGGCGACCGATGCCATGCTGACCAAGTCCGAGGCGCGCCACCTCGCGGTGATGGCGCAGGACGGGCTGGCGCGGGCGCTCTTTCCCATCCATACCCCGCTTGACGGCGACACCGTGTTCGCCGCCGCCACCGGCCGGCGGGCGCTCAGCGACCCGGTCTACGGCCTCGCCCGGCTCGGTTCTGCGGCGGCGCTCGCGCTGGCGCGGGCCTCGGCCCGCGCGGTGTTCGCGGCCACCGCGCTGCCGTTCGAGGGCGCGCTGCCGGCGTGGCGCGATCGCTTCGGAGCCTGATCCGACATCCGGCCGATCAGGCCCGAACGGCCGCCAGTTGGTGGTACCCCACCCCTATTCCGCAGCCTCCAGGCCGTCGTCGTCCGAGCCCTCCTCGCCACCGTTCGGGCCGCACACAAACGCGCGCGTGCGCGGCGCACCCGAGCCGGCGAGCACGAGGTCAAGGTCCGCGGCGGTGTCGACGTCGAGCGCGAACGACGCGAGTTCGAGCACACGCGCGGTCATGCCGGCGCGTTCGGCATTTTCGAGGTGATGCAGGCAACTGTCGGCGCCAAACGCGAATGCCGGCGGCTTGTCGAGCCTGAACGCCAGCGCGTTGGCATCGCGGCCGTGCCGATCCGGCACCACCACCAGATCGTGCTCGTCCACCGCCTTGAGCAGGCGCACGATGTCGCGCGGCTGCACCTGCGGAATGTCGGCCGGCAGCACCAGCGCGGTAGCGCCCGGACGATGGACCCCGAGCACGGGGATGGCGCAGGCGAGATGGAGATTGAGGCCGGCGCCGAGCGCCGCCTCCACCACCAGCCCGCGCCGGCCCGCCAGCCGTCGTGCCGACAGTGGGTCTTCGGCGAGCAGGGCGACGTCGGGAACTGGGCGGAGCGAGCGTACCGCCGCCACCACGTCGTGCGCCATGGCCCGCTGCAGGCCGCGGCGCCGCCTGAGGTCGAACCGGTCGGACAGCCGCGTCAGCGCCGCAGCCGCCGACTTGAGCGGGATGATGACGACCGGCTTGATCATAATCTAATCCTCAACGCTAGAGAGGCGCGCCGCCATGGCGATATCGCGTCCACTCAGGACAGCATGTCGGGCAGCGCAACGACGGCGATGCCGGCGGCTTCCAGCGCGCTACGGCACGCGCCGGCGACCGCAACCGCGGTCGGCTCGTCGCCGTGAACGCACAACGAGTCGAAACGAAGCGGGATCCGCTTGCCTCCTGCCGAAACGATCTCGCCGGTTTCGACCAGTCGCACACAGCGCTCGGCGGCCACCTTGGCGTCGGTGATCACGGCACCCGCGACGGCGCGCGATTGCAGAGCGCCATCGTCGTCGTACACGCGGTCGACGAACGCTTCGCGCGCCAGCGGCAGGTCCAGGCGCTGCGCCGCGGCCTCCATCTCCGACCCCGCCGTCACCAGATAGATCGCGTCGCGATCGACCGCCCTGATGGCGCGGCCGATGGCCATGGCGTAATCGGGATTGGCGGCCGCCATAGCGTGAAGGGCGCCGTGCGGCTTGACATGCGTCACCTTGAGGCCGGCGTAGGCCGCAACGGCGGACAGCGCGCCGATCTGGTAGGCGATGAGGTACTCAAGATCGGCCGCCGCCATATCGATACGGCGGCGCCCGAATCCCACCAAATCACTGAAACCGGGATGGGCGCCGATCGACACACCGCGCTCCTTGGCCTTGACCACCACGCGATGCATCACCGTCGGATCGCCGGCATGCATGCCGCACGCAACGTTGACGGAGGCGACAATCTCCATCATCGCCTCGTCATTGCCGATCTCGTAAAGTCCAAACCCCTCGCCGATGTCGGCATTGAGATTGATCCGTCCGGCCACCAAGCCCCTCCATTGCAGCGAGCTTTGGATTATGTTTAAGCTCGCCCTTACTCGAGAAATTCCATAATTAAATGGATATTCGAAATATTAGCTTCACAATTTGGTAATCTCTGCCGCCGGCAGCCCCCGTCAATTCACGGAGAGCCAAGCCAGATGCGTTTCCTGCCCGCCGGCGATAGCGCCCTGGTGGTGGAACTCGGCGACGCCATCGATGCTGCCGTCGGCATCCGGGTGGCGCGCTTCGCCACCGTGGTTGCGGCGCAACACCTCGACGGCATCACCGAGGTGGTGCCGACCTTCCGCTCGTTTCTGGTCTGCTACGACCCGCTCGCGACCTGCCAGGCC is from Blastochloris viridis and encodes:
- a CDS encoding LamB/YcsF family protein encodes the protein MAGRINLNADIGEGFGLYEIGNDEAMMEIVASVNVACGMHAGDPTVMHRVVVKAKERGVSIGAHPGFSDLVGFGRRRIDMAAADLEYLIAYQIGALSAVAAYAGLKVTHVKPHGALHAMAAANPDYAMAIGRAIRAVDRDAIYLVTAGSEMEAAAQRLDLPLAREAFVDRVYDDDGALQSRAVAGAVITDAKVAAERCVRLVETGEIVSAGGKRIPLRFDSLCVHGDEPTAVAVAGACRSALEAAGIAVVALPDMLS
- the cofC gene encoding 2-phospho-L-lactate guanylyltransferase, with the protein product MIKPVVIIPLKSAAAALTRLSDRFDLRRRRGLQRAMAHDVVAAVRSLRPVPDVALLAEDPLSARRLAGRRGLVVEAALGAGLNLHLACAIPVLGVHRPGATALVLPADIPQVQPRDIVRLLKAVDEHDLVVVPDRHGRDANALAFRLDKPPAFAFGADSCLHHLENAERAGMTARVLELASFALDVDTAADLDLVLAGSGAPRTRAFVCGPNGGEEGSDDDGLEAAE
- a CDS encoding P1 family peptidase; translated protein: MRNLITDVPGLRIGQASDAALASGVTAVIFDQPAVASVDVRGGGPGTRETDLLLPEKTVAAIDAVVLSGGSAFGLDAAAGVQAWLAEQGRGFAIGAARVPIVAGAVLFDLINGGDKAWGRFPPYRELGYAAAAAAGCDVALGTVGAGYGATTADLKGGLGSASAVTESGDIVGAIVAVNAVGSATIGASGHFWAAPFELNGEFGGRGLPAPWPADANRLKMKGAPPGANTTIAVVATDAMLTKSEARHLAVMAQDGLARALFPIHTPLDGDTVFAAATGRRALSDPVYGLARLGSAAALALARASARAVFAATALPFEGALPAWRDRFGA